TTGAGGTACTTGCCAGCCCTGATCGTGTCGAGAACGTGAGTCCTGGGAGAATCACCGTCCAGAATGGGAAAGGCTATTCCAGCCTGGGCGAGGTAGGAGTTGCTCTCCCGTATCCCCTCACCGATGACCATCACGTCAAAGCCCCGCCTCGCCAGGGCTATGGCTGCCGTCAATCCCGCGGCACCGCTTCCGATGATTCCAACCCTCATCTCACCACCGGAGAAAAGATAGAGGTAGGACTTAAACGCTTTTCTACCAACGTCTCATCAGCAGTGCCGCCGTCACAGCCAGAACCACCACCGTGGTTGAAGAGCCAAAGAAAGGTACCGCCACTGTACTGGCAGGCACGATGCCAACGTCCCCAACGAGGGTGCTGAAGTAGCAGTTGCTCCCACAGTCAAAGGTCTCCACGACGCTCCCTACTCCCGCCTTCTCCGTCACGTTGTCTATGTAGAGGTCGTACTGCGATGTTTTGTCCCACGACCCGGCACCCACACGGAGAACCTCCACCGCCCCACCCGTGGCGACGTTTCTGACTTCAAGCCCATCGACGTAGAACTTAACCGACGCCGAATCAACCGCTATGGCCAACCTGTGCCAGGAGGAGGTGACGTTGAAATCAGTGTCGGTACAGCTTGTCCAGCCGTAGCAGGCGTAGAGAGCGGTTCCGTTTCCGTAGTAAGCCCAATCGAAGTGAACCTCGACGGTGCTCCCACCCTGGTCAAGAACCAGGTACATCAACTGCACTCCCGCACCGGAGGAATCCCAGTTCCTCAAGAGAACGTCCCAGCTGACGTTGTATGTACCCCCCGAGACGTCGTAGCTGGGGTAGCGCTCAATCACGGAATACCCCGTTGTGTTGTGGGAGCTAACCCTAAGGACGTAGTTCACCTTGGGGACCCCCGCCAGAACGGCCGCCTCGTCCGCCACATAGCTTGAGAGGCTGTCCCACGGATTGTCGTCTCCATCATCGGTCACGTACACGTAGTACGCCTTAGATGCAAGATCCTTGAAGGCCGTCTCATCGAAGGAGGACACTCCGTATACCATAGCACCCAGCTTCGAGGGGTCGGTGCCACTTGGCCAGGAGGGGGGATAGTCTGGACTGTCGTATATCACTAGGACGTCGAAGATCGCGGTGTAATCCGCTAGGGTGGAGGGGTCATAGGCGCCGGGGTTTCCGACCACGAGGTACGACTGTGACTTGCCCTTCACGTAGTTCACGAGACTGGAGTAGTACCCCTCAGTACCGGCCGAGACGTTCACACCGTCGAAGAATATCCCGCTGACGTTGTACCAGGAGACCCAACTGTCTATCTCGTCCTCGACTATTGAGGAGTCGCGTTTCCCGTAGTTGGTCCACACGTAGCCGAGAACCGATATCCCCGCGTCACGCATCTTCTGTATGTACTCGGCGTAAACGGAGTCCTTTTGGTACCCCGGGCCGTTGGCAGGGTTGGCTATAATCACAATGTTAACAGAGTACTGGGCTTTAAGGCCAATGACAGAATCCCAAGAACAGCCCGGATAAACGTATAATGGGATGAGAAGGGACTGAGTTCCGGCTCCAGAGACCACCGGGGGTGCGAACATCAAACCAAGACCAACAACCATCGCGAGTATTATGGGCCCCGATGATTTCATCTTCTCCACCTACTTTAGTTTGGCCGCCTAATTTTAAAAAAGTGTTGAAATCCAGTGAGTTACGTCATGAGCAACAAACGTACCAAAAAAAGGAAGGCAGAAAATTCATCTCCTGGCCACAAACCAGGCGATCACCACGAGAGCAACGGCCACGGCGGGGGTACCAAAGAACGGCACTTGGTTGACCTCACTGACCGCCGTGAGGTCCGACTTGTACTCCGAGCTTAGGGCGCGGCCGTTATCAGCTTCAAGCCACCCAATTGCGTAGGCCTCGACTGGAGTTACAGAAGATACCGCGAGAGATGGATACCTGAAGTTGCCGGAAGAAGGTATTATGGAGAGGGCCCCCAGGATGTCCCCGTTCAAGCCTATCTTAACCAGCTTGATCACGTACACCAAGTCAGAAGTCTGGTTCTCATAGGCAAAGACCAAGTATGGGGAGGTCTCGTTGGGCACGAGATCCAGATCTCCCCTGACAGAGCTCCGGGCCCTAGAAAGCTCGACCACCCGACTGTAAGTTCCGGGTGATTGAGGATCGGGTATTTCGATCACCACCCAGGAATAGGGGGAGTAGTACTCCCTGTACGCCACGAAGAACCCGCCCATTCCCGGAGCGACGCTTACCGCGGATACACGAACAGGAAAGCTTGCGCGGTGAACGCTCGACAGGTTAATGGCACCACCCGGGAGAAGTTTAAAGTCGATAAAGGTTAGATTGTAGCTGGATCCGTCGTTCCAGCTCTCTCTGAACGCAACTCCGAAGTATCCGCTCTCCCGGTCGTACGCTATTACACTGTAGTGAATCGCACCCTTCCCGGTGTAGAGAAGTCCCCTATCAACGATGTCCCCCGATGCATCAAGAACCGAGTAGTAAAGCTCGTTGCTGTTGTACTTCTCGTATACCACGACGAAGTATCCTCCTCCATTGGACACGCTAATATAATCGGGCTTTATTACGTCCAGTCGAGTGGTTCTGGTGACTGTATCACCGTTTGAATCAATGACGCTGTAGTAGATGTAACTGTCGTTCTTGGCCTTCCACACCACAACGTACCTCACAAAGCTATCTTCGACCAAGGAATCAACGTCCAGCACCACGTTAGAGTTGAGGACGTAAACCCCAGCTACAGAGTCCACGGTAACATTTTTTACCGGATTGTCATCGAGCACTCTGACGAGGGTGGCGTTCACAAAGGAGCCGTCTCCGCGAACTACTATGTAGTAATCCCCTCCTGGGGCAACCGCTACCGTCTCGGCAGGGCCGATAACGTTATACTCCTCAGCCGCCACCAGGGGAGAAATGATAAAGATGAGCAACAACAGTGACGCCCATCTCATTATATCCCACCAAATGGGATATTAAGTACCACTTAAAATAATTTCGTTGGGACAACCTGCTTACCTAGTTGGATAGTTCGGGGCCTCGTTGGTGATGAAGATGTCGTGCGGGTGGCTCTCCCTAACTCCCGCCTGAGTTATGATCACGAACTCTCCCTTCTCCTTGAGCTCGGAAATGCTCCTTGCCCCGACGTAGCCCATTCCCGAGCGGAGTCCCCCAACGAGCTGGTAGAGAACCTCACCGACGGGCCCCTTGTAGGGAACGACGCCTTCAACGCCCTCCGGGACGAACTTCCTCGTCTTCATGTGGCCCTTCTGGTAGTACCTCTCCGCTCCACCCTTCATCATCGCTCCGAGCGAGCCCATACCGCGGTACTGCTTGTACCTCCTTCCGTTGATTACAACCTCCTTGCCTGGTGCCTCCCTGGTTCCTGCCAAAAGGGAGCCGAGCATGACGGCGTCAGCTCCAGCGGCGATGGCCTTGACTATATCGCCGGAGTAGCGGATTCCGCCATCGGCTATGACGTGAAGCCCATATTCACCTGCCCTGTCCGCGACGAGAGCTATGGCGGTAACCTGAGGAACTCCAACGCCAGCGACAACGCGCGTGGTGCATATGCTCCCCGGTCCGATTCCGACCTTGACCGCGTCGGCAAAAGTCAGGTCATCGACCGCCGCGGGGTTGGCGATGTTTCCGACGATCAAATCAGCATCGACGGCTTCTCTGATTTCCTTCATGGCCTTTATCGCCTTGAGGTTGTGGGCGTGGGCGGTATCGACCACTATGACGTCGGCACCGGCTTTATCCAGGGCCTTTGCCCTCTCGAGGTCGAAGGGGCCAACTGCCGCGGCCACGAGCAGGTCGCCGTTTTCGTCCCTCACCGCGTTCCTGTACTTCTTCCTCATTAGGAGGTCGCTCATCGTGATTATTCCCACGAGGCGGCCGTTTTCATCGAGGACAGGCAGTCTCGCTATCCCCCGCGCCACCATCACGTCGAGGGCCTCCTCCACGGAGACGTCCTCTCCGACCGTTATGACCTCGCCGGTCATGACCTCCCTGACGAGCCGGCCCTCCTTTGCCGCTATGTCCTTCTTGGTGACTATCCCCACCACCCTTCCGTCACCATCGACCACGGGGAGACCGTCTATGCCGTTCTTCTCCATCAAAAAGAGGGCGTAGTCAATCGTCTCGTCCGGTGAGATTGAGATTACATCTTCAACGATGAAGCGCTCCGCCCTCTTGACCTTCCTCACCTGCTCTACCTGCTCTTTGATGCTCATGTTCCTGTGTATGACGCCTAGACCACCTTCCCTGGCCATCGCGACGGCCATCTCCCACTCGGTGACTGTGTCCATCGCCGCGCTGAGAATCGGGACCTTGAGCCTGACGTTGGGGGTTATCCGAGTCGAGACGTCCACGTCCTTGGGCTCGACCTCGGTCGCCTGCGGTATGAGGAGAACGTCGTCAAAGGTGTAGCCTTTGATTGCATTAACAAGTTTGTGTTCAAACTTCCCCATCTTTGCCGGACCTCCACGTCCTTTTTAACGTGAACCTGTCAAGGGTTTTTAAGGGTTTCCTCGGCGATGCCGGCGAGGTATTCGAACGTTTTCAAACCCACAAGCCAGTTTACAAACGTAAATTTTTTAAGCAGATGCCCATGTCCGTGCACGGTGGTTCGAGGTGAAGAGGCTCGTCATAGCACTCTCCTACGCGGCGCCGCTGCTGCTCACCGTCGGCGTCATAGCCCTGATGATATGACAAAATTCGGGGCAGAATCAGGCAGTCCGTTCAACCTTTTACCATTTTTCCGCGTCATTTAGTCACACGTTCAAGGGAAGCACCGGAAGACTAAAATATCCATCGATGACCACATTTTTCGGTGAACTGCCATGGAAGCCGAAGCGAAGATTATCAACAGGGGGGAGGGCCAAACCCTCCGCTGAGGTCAGGTCTGGTTTTGAGGAGCTTTTAGGCGAGGTGCTGAAGGAAGGTCTCTTCTGGGCCGCTCTCGGCCGGCCGTCGGAAGTGATGCCGTTTCTCAGGGGCAAGCTCCTGAGCAACGGCTTCAGCGACAACGCCAGAAGACAGCTGGAGTGGCTCCTGGACGAGCTTGAGCGGTTCTACGAGAGGGTCGCCTGCTGTGGAAGGGTGGAAGAGAGGCATGTCAGGGCAATCAAGTCCTTCCACAGGGACATAGTCTCGGTGATTTCCTCGGAGAGGGCTTAGCTTTTTAACCCTTCTTCCCCACTCCTTTCGGGATGATGAGGGAAGTTTCGTCCGAGCGGTGAGGACACTCGCATGGGCTGACCATAAAGGCCGAAAACCCGTTTAAGGCCTTCTTTGACTTCCTGGATTTTTTCTTCTCTGAGAACGCCAATCCGTTTCCTGATTAGGGATTTCTCAAGGGTGAAAACAACGTACGGTTTTATCAGACTGGGCCTCAACGGCCTCGTCCCGGCGTAGCGTATAACGTCCCTGTCGGTGATTCCAACGTTGTATTCAGCGAAGCCACTGTTAAGGTTAGACGTTATCTGGAGAACTACGATGGCATTCGAAATCCGGTTGAGTTCTTTATTTGACGCAACGAGCGCGGGGCGAAGCTTTCGGCTCGTCAAATCAACAAAAGGAAAATCCACGAGAACTATCTCCCACTGAGAAAGCTCACCCTTTGGGTTCATAGGGAACTCCCCCAACATCGTCCCAGTATTCGTCGGCCTCGCTCTCCCAGTCCTCCCTGAGGATTTCCTCGACGGCCCTGAGGTACCCTTTAATTTCGGAATCTTCAACGGACCTTCTCCTGAGCAGAAAATCCCTGAGGGCCTCTTTTATTATCTCACTCCTGTTCGAGTAAAAGCCTTCCTCAATAAGCCTGTCCATTCTCTCGGCAAGTCCCTTGGGTATTCTCGCGGAGACCTTAACGGTTGTCGCCATTTTGTCCACCTATGCCTCCATTTGTCCGACACAATAAAAAGGTTTCCCAATCCTTTAAAAAGGAGGCTCCTAGCTCAGAAGGGGAAGAAGATGACGGAAAACGAAACCCTCACGAAGTTCATCTCTCACCTCAAGGTCCTCATCGAGATGGAGAGGAAGGCCGAGATAGAGGCGATGAGGGCTGAAATGAGGCGGCTTAGCGGGCGCGAGAGGGAGAAGGTGGGCAGGACGATCCTTGGCCTCAACGGCAAGGTCGTTGGCGAGGAGCTTGGCTACTTCCTCGTCAAATACGGACGCGACAGGGAGATAAAGACCGAGATAAGCGTCGGTGACCTTGTGGTTGTGAGCAAGAGGGACCCCCTCAAGAGCGACCTGATCGGGACGGTCGTGGAGAAGGGGAAGCGCTTCATAACCGTGGCTTTGGAAACGGTCCCGGAGTGGGCGCTGAAGGGTGTCCGTCTCGACCTCTACGCCAACGACATAACCTTTAAGAGATGGCTTGAGAACCTGGACAGCCTGAGGGAGAGCGGGAGGAAAGCCTTGGAGCTCTACCTCGGTTTGAGAGAGCCTGAGGAGAGCGAGGAAATCGATTTTACCCCCTTTGACAGAAACCTGAACGCGAGCCAGAGGAAAGCTGTGGCGAGGGCTTTGGGTAGCGATGACTTCTTCCTGATTCACGGACCGTTCGGAACGGGAAAAACGAGGACGCTCGTCGAGCTGATACGGCAGGAAGTAGCGCGGGGGAACAAGGTCTTGGCGACCGCCGAGAGCAACGTGGCGGTGGACAACCTTGTTGAGCGCTTGGCCAATTCCGGGTTAAAGGTCGTGCGCATCGGCCACCCGAGCAGGGTCTCTAAGAATCTCCACGAGACGACCCTGGCTTACCTCATAACCCGGCACGAGCTGTACGGTGAGCTGAGGGAGCTTCGCGTCATCGGCCAGAACCTCGCTGAAAAGCGCGACACCTTCACGAAGCCATCTCCAAAGTACAGGCGGGGGCTGAGCGACAGGGAAATCCTCAGGCTGGCCTCTAAAGGAATCGGGACGAGGGGTGTTCCAGCCCGCCTGATCCGCGAGATGGCGGAGTGGATTAAAATCAACCGGCAGGTTCAGAAGACCTTCGATGATGCCAGAAAGCTCGAGGAGAGGATAGCGCGGGAGATCATAAGGGAAGCGGACGTCGTTCTGACGACGAACTCTTCAGCCGGCCTTGAGGTCGTTGACTACGGCTCCTACGATGTCGCGGTAATAGACGAGGCGACGCAGGCGACGATACCGAGCGTGCTCATTCCGATAAACCGCGCGAGGCGCTTCGTCCTGGCTGGAGACCACAAGCAGCTGCCACCAACGATACTCAGCGAGAAGGCGAAGGAGCTGGGTAAGACCCTCTTCGAGGGCCTGATCGAGCGCTATCCTGAGAAAAGCGAGATGCTTACCGTCCAGTACAGAATGAACGAACGCTTGATGAGGTTTCCAAGCAGGGAGTTCTACGACGGCAGAATAGAGGCCGACGAGAGCGTGAGGAGCATAACACTGGTGGATTTGGGCGTGGAGTCGCCTGATGAGGGCGATGTCTGGGCCGAAGTCCTCAAGCCCGGGAACGTGCTGGTTTTCATAGACACAGCCAGGCGGGAGAACCGCTTCGAGAGGCAGCGCTATGGAAGTGAGAGCAGAGAGAACCCGCTTGAGGCCCGGCTCGTTAGGGAGGCGATTGAAAGGCTGTTGAAGCTCGGCGTTAGGTCCGAGTGGATAGGTGTGATTACCCCCTACGACGACCAGCGGGACCTCATAAGCTCGCTCCTGCCCGAGGAAGTCGAAGTTAAAACTGTTGACGGCTACCAGGGGCGCGAGAAGGAGGTAATCGTTCTCTCCTTCGTCCGCTCGAACAAGCGTGGGGAGCTCGGCTTCCTGAAGGACTTGAGGCGCTTGAACGTCTCGCTGACGAGGGCTAAGAGGAAGCTGATTTTGATAGGCGATTCCTCGACTCTAAGCGCACACGCGACCTACAAGAGGCTGGTGGAGTTCGTGAGAGAGCGGGAGACGGTGGTTGATACCAACGAGCTGGAGGTGTGAAGAATGTTCCTCTATACGAAAAACTTCGACGAGCAGAAGGCTAAAGCAATGGAGGGCCTGAGGAAGGCTTTGGCCGAGAACAAGGTTGATGAGGACATAATACCCCTTCTGGAGAAGCTCAACGCCCTTGAGAACTACTTCACGACGAGCTCATGCTCGGGCAGGATTTCGGTCATGGAGATGCCCCACTTCGGCGACAAGGTCAATTCCGTCTGGCTCGGCAAGTGGCACCGCGAGGTTAACGTTGGGGAGGTTTTCGATGCCATAGAAAGGCACTCCAGCGGTCAGCTCTGGTTCCTCGTGAGGAGTCCGATTCTTCACGTCGGCGCGAGGACGATGGAGGACGCGGTTAGACTGCTCAACCTCGCGATAGGCCTCGGCTTCAAGTACAGCAACATAAAGAGCGTCAGCCACAGGAAGCTCCTCGTTGAGATTCGCTCGACGGAGAGGATGGACGTCCCGCTCGGCGAGGACGGCGAGTTATGGGTGAGCGAGGATTACATCGAGAGAATCGTGGCCATAGCGAACGACCAGCTGAGGCGCTTCAAGGGGAAGCTCAAGAGGCTGGAGGAAGAGATTGGGAAATTATAACAACGCCACTTTGCCACCTAATGAGAATGAACCCATATGAGCGTCTTCAGCAGAGTGTAGGCGATGAGCAGGACAATGGGCGGTAGGAGTAAAAGGTCGAGCCTTCTCCTCCGGGGATAAACCAGCATTCCAAAGAGAGCATATAGAACGTTCAAACCAGAGAGCAACAGGACGTACCGATACCCCCTCGGGTCTTCGCTGTAGAAATGCAGAATAGGGCGTATCGCCTCAACGCGAACATCAGAATAATTTGCAACCAAACCCACCGCAACCAAGGAAATGAGTGCGACGAGAGAACCAAGGAGAATCTCCCTGGAACCCGGAGAGGAGTCCTTTCCAACGAAACGCGCGTAGAGAAAGACGGGGAAGTCTATAAACAGCACCGCTATTGCCAGAAACACAGGAACACAAATCATCACACATCACAACAAAGTTGATAACGTAAATAACGCCCCTCTCAAATCCCATATCCACAAGGGCCGTGCTGAGGGAACCCCACATCAGGATTACGAAAGCGATATCCTTTGCTGAATCTTGTATAACCCCCAATGTCCGTCTCATCAATAACCCGAAGAAGCTCCCTAAATCCAAACTTTGAATTACGCTCCCTCTCAAGACGCCTTTTGAATATGAAAAAGGCTATAGCAAGCGCGATGAAGAAGGAAACGACCGCCGTTATCAGTCCGGAGAGTGTAATAGTCATCTTCTGTGATGGAACACGCGGACGAAAATAGAACAGCCCCCACAGAGCCATCCAAATCACCAACGGAACCAGTATAGCTTCCAGCATCAACTTTCGCCCAGGCTTCATCTTAAACACCCCCAACGTTCAACGTTTCAACAATGCCCAGACGACGAAGAGCATGGCCACTGCAAGTGAAAGCAGAACAATCGCAAGAATCCTCCTTCCAACTCTGCGCGAGAGATAAACCCCCAAAAGCCAAACAGGGTGTTTAGGATTGAGAGAATCAGGAACTTTTCGGCGTTCACAACCACGGCGGTGAATACTTCCAGAATTTCCTTCGGGTAGTTCTGGGTTGCAAAATAACGGGAGACGACCCATATTGGAGGAATTGCGAGAGCTGAGGCAAGGGACGTTTTACCAATGCCCTCAAAGACGTACTCTGCTCTTTTACTCTTGAGAAAGTACAACGGGAGAGCTACAATCCACACCACCATCGTGGCGAAGACCGGATACATCACTACCATAAGAAAAGCCAGGCCAACGAACGCCATTATGGCAAGGAAAACATCGTGAAACCCCAGGAGAAACGTGCTGAAAATTCCCCAGAGAATGAGGTGATGGGCTATGCATTCCTGTACATCGTGCTTTAGGTACCCGATGTCACTTTTCCCGTATCCATGCTTCTCTAGAATGCGGGCTAGGAAGAAGACCATTGAAGCTACCATGAGGACAAAAAGAAGGATCGTACTAAGAACCCATTCACGGGTTATGAGGCCGAGTTTCACCCAGGCGAAGCCAAACAGCACCGCGGAGAGCACCACAGGAAAAATGAAGATCTTAAAAATAATTTTTCTCCCCATTGAGACCACCGGGGCTTTTTTGATAAATCCGAACTACAATGAGTGCAGTTGGATAAAAACCTTTATCAGTATGGGGACGAGGGCGAGGGCAATCAGCAGGAGCATTAAAAGGCCAGCCCTTCTCCTTCTAGGCAGGATTAGAATTCCGACAAGGCCGTACAGGATATTCAAGGCTGACAGCAACTGGAGGTTTGCATATAAGTCCCTGTTTACGTAGAATTTTAAGAGAGAGCGGAATAGCCCAATTTCCGAGGCCCCAAGATGTGAGGCCATACAACTCAGGAGAACCAGAGAACCCCCAGAAACCAGCGAAATCAGCAGGATTTCCTTGAAGATGGGCGAGAGCCGTTTTCCAGTTAAACTTTCATAGAGCATCAAAGGCACGTCCATGAGCAATACCACCATAGAGATGATTAACAAGAGCCCGACAGTTATAAAAACCAGTGCAAAGTCAATAGCGAGTATTATCCCTTTCTTAGGACCATTAATCAGAACCCCTGAACTAAAAGCACCCCATATTAAAATAGCACGAAAAATTCCTGACGTCAAATCATTGATAATCTCCGGGTCAGCCTTCTCAAGAACTTGGGGGAGCTCTTTAAATTTGAGGTCGGTATAACCCACTTTTCTCAGGCGCTTTTTGAGCACAAGGGCAATAAAAGCCAGCACAAGTAATAGGGAAACCACCGTTGTAATCAGCCAGGAAACGTTGAAATTCTCACGCTGAATACCAGATGTTGGGCGAATATAGAGAAACAACCATATAACTACCCACGCCACCAGTGGAACTATTACAGCCTCCATTACCGACCTTTTTCCGAATTTCATTTTTGAATCCCCCACAATGCTCTGATTCTGGAGAATTAAAAAATGAGGGGCTCAAGACTATGAGAATATAGTATCACAAATCTGGGGACAAATCATTGGAGCAAAAACTGCTGCACAGGCATCCGCGCAAACGCTTCCCAATATTCCACATCTACTTGCACAAATTCTCTTTAGTATCTCTGAACATCCAGCAGAGCAACTTCCTCCTTTTACAATGCTAGACCAGAAGTCCTCACCACACGTAGAGGCACAAAGACCCGAGCATATAAACCCCCCTGCAAAGCATATAATCGAGAGTACTCCTCCACTACTGCCTGCTGCAGCTATACAGACAAGGTAAAAAGTCCAGTGCATGACAAGTCGCAGAGATGAACGCACGCTGAGTAGTCATCGATGACTATAGCATACCCTAAGTTTGCTTTTCCATTGTACTCAGGAAGCTTAAGCCTCACTAGGTGCGAAAGGTGCCTTAACTCGTAAGCACTCCTGCCCCAAATCCAGTTCGTCTCATCACCCCTGGGGAGCTTCATGAGAACCTTGTTCAGAGTCCAGTAGTAATCTGAAAGCGTGAGATTACCAATTACCAGTACAGTATCCCCAACAGGAACTGCCCTGCTCTCATCATCAGGAGCGATGTTCATTCCAGTAACAAAAGCCCTGTACTCTCCAGTTTTAGGGTCAGTTAGGATTTCAGTGATTAGCGTAAAATTATACTGACTCCTCTCGGCTCTATAAACAAGGTTGTATATGGTGTAGTTAAAGGTGGCATTGTAAGCAGTAACCTTGATGAACAACAACTGTTCATGATTCCTTGTCATGTTGTACAGAGTGGTTATCGAAACATTAACGTGATCGCTCGTATTAAAAGCACCACAAGAACTGGCGTTCTGGCAAGCGCAGGGAGAATGCGTCAAATTAGTGAAGTTTAATGTTGCATTCACCCACGTGACGTTCATCTGAAGCTTACCATTCTCATCGTACCAAGCAACCACCGCCCTCCTAAAGGTTATGCTGGCGTTGTTAGTGCTCATTGCCATGGCCTGTGGAGCGGCAATCAACTGCAGGCTCAGCACCATAAAGACCAGAAACACGCCGAACGTCGCCTT
This Thermococcus cleftensis DNA region includes the following protein-coding sequences:
- the guaB gene encoding IMP dehydrogenase, translated to MGKFEHKLVNAIKGYTFDDVLLIPQATEVEPKDVDVSTRITPNVRLKVPILSAAMDTVTEWEMAVAMAREGGLGVIHRNMSIKEQVEQVRKVKRAERFIVEDVISISPDETIDYALFLMEKNGIDGLPVVDGDGRVVGIVTKKDIAAKEGRLVREVMTGEVITVGEDVSVEEALDVMVARGIARLPVLDENGRLVGIITMSDLLMRKKYRNAVRDENGDLLVAAAVGPFDLERAKALDKAGADVIVVDTAHAHNLKAIKAMKEIREAVDADLIVGNIANPAAVDDLTFADAVKVGIGPGSICTTRVVAGVGVPQVTAIALVADRAGEYGLHVIADGGIRYSGDIVKAIAAGADAVMLGSLLAGTREAPGKEVVINGRRYKQYRGMGSLGAMMKGGAERYYQKGHMKTRKFVPEGVEGVVPYKGPVGEVLYQLVGGLRSGMGYVGARSISELKEKGEFVIITQAGVRESHPHDIFITNEAPNYPTR
- a CDS encoding spherulation-specific family 4 protein; protein product: MKSSGPIILAMVVGLGLMFAPPVVSGAGTQSLLIPLYVYPGCSWDSVIGLKAQYSVNIVIIANPANGPGYQKDSVYAEYIQKMRDAGISVLGYVWTNYGKRDSSIVEDEIDSWVSWYNVSGIFFDGVNVSAGTEGYYSSLVNYVKGKSQSYLVVGNPGAYDPSTLADYTAIFDVLVIYDSPDYPPSWPSGTDPSKLGAMVYGVSSFDETAFKDLASKAYYVYVTDDGDDNPWDSLSSYVADEAAVLAGVPKVNYVLRVSSHNTTGYSVIERYPSYDVSGGTYNVSWDVLLRNWDSSGAGVQLMYLVLDQGGSTVEVHFDWAYYGNGTALYACYGWTSCTDTDFNVTSSWHRLAIAVDSASVKFYVDGLEVRNVATGGAVEVLRVGAGSWDKTSQYDLYIDNVTEKAGVGSVVETFDCGSNCYFSTLVGDVGIVPASTVAVPFFGSSTTVVVLAVTAALLMRRW
- the taw3 gene encoding tRNA(Phe) 7-((3-amino-3-carboxypropyl)-4-demethylwyosine(37)-N(4))-methyltransferase Taw3, whose amino-acid sequence is MFLYTKNFDEQKAKAMEGLRKALAENKVDEDIIPLLEKLNALENYFTTSSCSGRISVMEMPHFGDKVNSVWLGKWHREVNVGEVFDAIERHSSGQLWFLVRSPILHVGARTMEDAVRLLNLAIGLGFKYSNIKSVSHRKLLVEIRSTERMDVPLGEDGELWVSEDYIERIVAIANDQLRRFKGKLKRLEEEIGKL
- a CDS encoding type II toxin-antitoxin system PemK/MazF family toxin — translated: MNPKGELSQWEIVLVDFPFVDLTSRKLRPALVASNKELNRISNAIVVLQITSNLNSGFAEYNVGITDRDVIRYAGTRPLRPSLIKPYVVFTLEKSLIRKRIGVLREEKIQEVKEGLKRVFGLYGQPMRVSSPLGRNFPHHPERSGEEGLKS
- a CDS encoding ribbon-helix-helix domain-containing protein, giving the protein MATTVKVSARIPKGLAERMDRLIEEGFYSNRSEIIKEALRDFLLRRRSVEDSEIKGYLRAVEEILREDWESEADEYWDDVGGVPYEPKG
- a CDS encoding IGHMBP2 family helicase — encoded protein: MTENETLTKFISHLKVLIEMERKAEIEAMRAEMRRLSGREREKVGRTILGLNGKVVGEELGYFLVKYGRDREIKTEISVGDLVVVSKRDPLKSDLIGTVVEKGKRFITVALETVPEWALKGVRLDLYANDITFKRWLENLDSLRESGRKALELYLGLREPEESEEIDFTPFDRNLNASQRKAVARALGSDDFFLIHGPFGTGKTRTLVELIRQEVARGNKVLATAESNVAVDNLVERLANSGLKVVRIGHPSRVSKNLHETTLAYLITRHELYGELRELRVIGQNLAEKRDTFTKPSPKYRRGLSDREILRLASKGIGTRGVPARLIREMAEWIKINRQVQKTFDDARKLEERIAREIIREADVVLTTNSSAGLEVVDYGSYDVAVIDEATQATIPSVLIPINRARRFVLAGDHKQLPPTILSEKAKELGKTLFEGLIERYPEKSEMLTVQYRMNERLMRFPSREFYDGRIEADESVRSITLVDLGVESPDEGDVWAEVLKPGNVLVFIDTARRENRFERQRYGSESRENPLEARLVREAIERLLKLGVRSEWIGVITPYDDQRDLISSLLPEEVEVKTVDGYQGREKEVIVLSFVRSNKRGELGFLKDLRRLNVSLTRAKRKLILIGDSSTLSAHATYKRLVEFVRERETVVDTNELEV